The Rahnella aceris genome contains the following window.
GCCAGAAAGATTGATAAACCTGAAGCACTCGACGCGTTAAGTGCTGAAATCCAGACCGCCATCAACGAGAGCCTGAAAAAAGTCAGTGCCCGTGAAGCCTCACGGCCAAAAATCAGCTATCCGGAAAACTTGCCGGTCAGCCAGAAGAAAGAAGACATCTATAACGCTATCCGCGATCACCAGGTAGTGATTGTCGCAGGTGAAACCGGCTCCGGTAAAACCACACAGATCCCGAAAATCTGTATGGAACTCGGTCGCGGGATTAAAGGCGTGATTGGTCATACTCAGCCGCGACGTCTGGCGGCGCGTACTGTGGCCAACCGTATTGCCGATGAGCTGGATACCACGCTCGGTAACACGGTCGGTTATAAAGTTCGCTTTAACGATCAGGTCAGTGAAAACACCCTCGTTAAGCTGATGACCGACGGTATTCTGCTGGCGGAGATCCAGCAGGATCGCATGCTGATGCAGTACGACACGCTGATCATCGATGAAGCGCATGAACGCAGCCTGAATATCGACTTTATCCTCGGTTACCTGCGTCAGTTGCTGCCAAAACGCCCCGACCTGAAAGTCATTATTACCTCGGCGACTATCGATCCGCAGCGGTTCTCGCGTCATTTTAATCATGCACCGGTCATTGAAGTTTCCGGCCGGACGTATCCGGTTGACGTGCGTTATCGCCCGATTGTGGATGACGCAGATGATGTGGATCGTGACCAGTTGCAGGCGATTTTCGATGCGGTCGATGAACTCGGCCGCGAAAGCATGGGCGACATTTTGATCTTCATGAGCGGTGAGCGTGAAATTCGTGATACTGCCGATGCGCTGAACCGTCTGGATTTGCCTCACACCGAGATTTTGCCGCTGTATGCGCGGTTGTCGAACAGCGAGCAGAACCGCGTATTCCAGTCGCACTCCGGTCGCCGTATCGTGCTGGCGACCAACGTCGCCGAAACCTCGCTGACCGTGCCGGGTATCAAATATGTCATTGATCCCGGCACCGCGCGTATCAGCCGCTACAGTTTCCGCACCAAAGTGCAGCGCCTGCCGATCGAACCGGTTTCGCAGGCGTCGGCTAACCAGCGTAAAGGCCGCTGCGGACGTGTTTCCGAAGGTATCTGTATCCGCCTGTATTCGGAGCAGGATTTCCTCTCGCGCCCGGAATTCACCGACCCTGAAATTCTGCGCACCAATCTGGCTTCCGTCATTTTACAAATGACCTCGCTGGGGCTGGGCGATATCGCCGCATTCCCGTTTGTTGAGGCGCCGGACAAACGCAATGTTCAGGATGGCGTCCGTCTGCTGGAAGAGCTGAACGCCATTAATAACGCCGTCGATGGTCGCTATACGCTGACACCGCTCGGTCGTCAGTTGGCGCAGTTGCCGGTGGATCCGCGTCTGGCGCGCATGGTGCTGGAAGCACAGAAAAACGGCTGCGTACGTGAAGTGATGATCATTACCGCCGCGCTGTCGATTCAGGATCCGCGCGAGCGTCCGATGGACAAACAGCAGGCGTCCGATGAAAAACATCGTCGCTTTGCCGACAAAGACTCTGATTTCCTGGCATTCGTAAACCTGTGGGATCACCTGCAGGTGCAGCAGAAAGCGCTGTCTTCTGCACAGTTCCGCAAATTGTGCCGCAGCGATTTCCTCAACTATCTGCGCGTGCGCGAGTGGCAGGACATTTACACCCAGTTGCGTCAGGTAGTGAAAGAACTGGGGCTGCCGGTGAACAGCCTGCCCGCTGAATACCGCGAAGTTCATTGCGCATTGCTGACCGGTTTGCTGTCGCATATCGGCCAGAAAGATGCCGATAAGCAGGAATATACCGGTGCACGCAATGCCCGTTTTGCGGTGTTCCCTGGCTCCGGATTATTCAAAAAACCGCCGAAATGGGTGATGGTCGCCGAACTGGTGGAAACCAGCCGCCTGTGGGGGCGTATTGCCGCGCGTATCGAACCGGAATGGATCGAGCCGCTGGCTCAGCATCTGGCGAAAAGCAGTTACAGCGAGCCGCACTGGGAAAAAGCCCAGGGCGCGGTGATGGCGACGGAAAAAGTCACGCTGTACGGCCTGCCGATTGTGGCGGCACGCAGGGTGAATTACGGCACGATTGATCCGGTCGTGTCACGGGAACTGTTTATCCGGCATGCGCTGGTGGAAGGCGACTGGCAGACCCGTCATGCGTTCTTCCGCGCTAACCTGCGTCTGCGCACCGAAGTGGAAGAGCTGGAACACAAATCCCGTCGCCGCGATATTCTGGTTGATGACGAAACCCTGTTCCTGTTCTATGAACAACGCATCGGGCAGGAAGTGGTGTCGGCGCGTCATTTTGATACCTGGTGGAAAACGCAGCCGCAGGACAGCCTGAACTTTGAAAAAAGCATGCTGATCAAAGAGGGCGCGGGCAATATCAGCGCTCACGATTACCCGAATTTCTGGCATCAGGGCAATCTCAAACTGCGCGTGACCTATCAGTTTGAGCCGGGTACCGATGCTGACGGCGTAACGGTACATATTCCTTTACCGCTGCTCAATCAGGTGAGTGAAGAAGGTTTTGACTGGCAGATCCCGGGCATTCGTCGTGATCTGATCATGGCGCTGATTAAATCGCTGCCAAAACCCGTTCGCCGCAATTTTGTGCCTGCGCCAAATTACGCGGATGCCTTGCTCGGGCGCATCAAACCGTTCGAGATGCCGTTGCTGGATGCGATGGAAAAGGAACTGCGTAAGATGAGTGGCGTGACGGTGTCACGCGAAGACTGGCAGTGGGATCAGGTGCCCGATCATCTCAAAATGACGTTCCGCATTGTCGATGATAAAAACAAAACGCTGCGCGAGGGCAAAGACCTGGCCGCGCTGAAATCTGGCCTGAAAGAGCAGGTTCAGCAAACGCTTTCTGCGGTGGCTGATGACGGTATCGAACAACGCGATCTGCATGTCTGGAGCTTTGGTACCTTACCGGAACGCTACGAACAAAAGCGCGGCGGCTATGAAGTAAAAGCTTATCCGGCGATTGTGGATGAGAAAGACAGCGTAGCGATCCGCCTGTTTGACAGTGAACTGGAACAGCAACAGGCAATGCTCAGCGGAATGCGACGTCTGCTGCTGCTGAACATTCCTTCACCGGTCAAATACCTGCATGAGAAGTTGCCGAACAAAGCCAAACTGGGGCTGTATTTTAACCCGTATGGCAAAGTGCTGGATCTGATTGACGACTGCATTTCCTGCGGCATCGACAAACTGATTGCGGAGTCCGGCGGGCTGGTGTGGCGTGAAGAAGATTTCGCAAAACTGCATGAGCACGTGCGCGCCAACCTGAATGATACGGTGGTGCAGATTGCGATTCAGGTGGAGCAAATTCTGACGACCGTTTTCAGCATCAATAAACGGCTGAAAGGACGGATCGATATCAACATGGCGCTGGCGCTTTCAGATATCAAAACCCAGATGTCCGGGCTGATTTATCGGGGTTTCGTGACGCAAAATGGCTGGAAACGTCTGCCGGATACGCTGCGCTATTTGCAGGCCATTGAACGCCGGATGGACAAACTGGCGATGGATCCGCATCGCGACCGTGCGCAGATGCTGAAAGTGGAAAACATCCGGCAGCAATGGCAGCAGTGGTTGAACAAACTGCCGCCGGTGCGTCAGCAAAGTGATGAGGTGAAAGAAATACGCTGGATGATTGAAGAACTGCGCGTCAGCTATTTCGCTCAGCAACTGGGCACGCCGTATCCGATTTCGGATAAACGGATTTTGCAGACCATGGAGCAACTGGTTTAACCGGTTCTCAAAACTAAAAAACCGCCTGATACACGAAGGCGGTTTTTTATGCTCTGAAATGGTGATGCTTACGGTTACTGAGCGGGCGTCGTTACCGGCGTGCTCGCACTGATCACACCTGAGGACAGCGTATTCAGGGCATCGCGGATGGCCGGAACGGCCAGCGCACGGTTATCGGCCAGATAACGGTCTTGTGCCGCTGGCGCGGAACTTTGAATTGCCACCAGCGACCAGCCATCGGCATTTTTCAGCAGCAACGGTGAGCCGCTGTCGCCCGGCAAAGTATCGCAGCGATGCGATAACACACCCGGTTGCGCCCATCCGGTGATCAGACAATCCTGATGTACATACAAATCATCCAGATGATCTTCCGGGTATCCGGCCTGGGTCACTTTCCTGCCTTCCTGTTTCAGCAGAGCGGTCAGGTTGTCACGGGAGCCTTCCCACAATGGCAGGGGTTTGATCGGCAATGCCAGCTTTTCATCTGTCAGGCGAACCAGTGCGAAATCAAACGGTGCCGCTTTAGGCGGAACAATCCAGCCGTCGCCATCCGCTTTCAGTTTCTTGCCCAATTTCGGATCCACCAGCGTTTGTAATGCGGTGATCTGATATCGCCATTTCTGATCATGAGAAATGAATCTCAGCGCCACGACTTTGTCTATTTTGCCCGGAGGCGCCAGCACACAATGGCCCGCCGTGAGGACAAGATGTTTAGAAATGAGCGTCGCGGTGCATAAATTGCCGCTCTCGGTTTCAATCTGCCCGATGGCCTGCCATGGCCAGTGCGCCGCCGCAGCCACCGGTGTGCGCTGATCGTGACCAAAGAAAAGGGCCGTTTTTTCTTTCATGCTGATGGAAGGTGTGTCGGAATCTGCATCATCAGGAGAGTCTGCATGTACAAGGGCACTGGCGGTAAAACAGAAAAAGCACAAAAACAGCGGTAACGCGATGCGCATAACATTCTGACCTTGAAAACAGGGAGAACCCGGGAAGCCGTAATTATGGAACGATTATAGACGGTTATGTTTCGTGGTGGATATATTTGTCTGGTAACTCAGCCTTTTGAGCCGATGACGGGCGTCATCGCGGGGTATCTCAGAAGTAGAAGAACAGGGTGATCAGACCGCAAAGGATCAGGGAACACAGGGTGATTTCGAACAGGTAGCGGCGCAGCATCTTCCATCAGTACCTCAAGATAGAAAACCGGAGAAAAAAACACCCGGCGAACCGGGTGTTAAATCATCAGTCTTGATAATGGTGAGTAGATACGCTCACAAAGACTTTTACTGACTACTTATGCTGCTGGAGTTGCTTTTGCAGCTGGAGCCGCTTTTTTAGCGTGTTTCACGTGTTTTTTAGCAGCCTGGGCTTTCTGAGCTACTGGTGCAGCTTTCTTAGCATGTTTCACGTGTTTTTTAGCAGCCTGGGCTTTCTGAGCTACTGGAGCCGCTTTCTTAGCGTGTTTCACGTGTTTTTTAGCAGCCTGCGCTTTCTGAGCTACTTTCTTGTGAGTTTTGTGCTTAGTCACATGCTTGGCAGCAGGTGCTGGAGCAGCGGTAGTTGCAGCAGCAGCTGGCGCCGGAGTTGCAGTAGTTTCAGCAGCGAAAGCGACAGAAGACAGACCCATTGCAGCGGCTACAACCAGAGCTAATACTTTTTTCATCTTTAATTCCTCAGAATTTTTGTTTAAGTGTCCACCCCACTGCGGGGCCGGTATGAAGAATACTAGGCGTGTTGGATCTGGTTGTCCGTGAGTGATTGGTTTCGGCGTGTAACGGAATGTACAAAGGAGGGGGCGTAATAAAATCAGGGAATTACGGTGAAATTGGAGGGTATAGCGATGGAGTTGCTACGGGGCAGTGGATCGCGTGTTTGCGTTTAATGCAAACTTCAACTTATTGATTTTGCTTTAAAACCCCACCCCAGCCCTCCCCTTCGCAGGGGAGGGAGCGGACCGCGTGTTTGCTCCTCCCCCTGCGAAGGGGGAGGCGGGGAGGGGGTATTAATGGCAACTTCCCTTTTAAAGCAAACTTCAACTTATTGATTTATATTTAAAAAATCGACAACGCACGCCTTCCGCCTACAAGTATCGCCCTTCAAGATGCGCCCGGAAGAACGCCGGATTCAGCGTTTCGCCTGTCGCGTTTTTCATCAGCTGATCTGTCGTGAACCGGCTGCCGTGCTGCCAGATATTCTGTTGCAGCCACTGGAACAGGGCGGTCAGGTCACCGCGGACAATGTCATCCTGCAACGTCGGAATGGCTTTGTTAGCCGTCTGGAACAACTGCGCGGCGTACATCGCGCCGAGGGTATATGTCGGGAAATAACCGAAGCCACCGTCGGTCCAGTGGATATCCTGCATGCAGCCGTCGCGGTAGTTGCCGACAGTGTCGATGCCAAGATATTCCTGCATCTTTCTGTTCCACAGGGCCGGAATATCATCAACTTCTATTTCACCTTCCATCAGCGCTTTTTCGATTTCATATCGCAGGATGACGTGGGCCGGATAGCTCAGTTCATCGGCGTCGACACGGATAAGGCCCGGCTGGACGTGCTGGTTCAGCTTCATAAAGTTGCTTTCATCCAGCCCTTCACGGTGACCGAATTGCTCGATAACCAGCGGATACACAGATTTCAGGAACGGCTCGCTGCAACCCAGTTGCATTTCAAACAGCAGGCTTTGTGATTCGTGAACACCCATCGAACGGGCGTTGGAAACCGGCTGGCCCAGCCATTCTTTTGGCAGGTTTTGCTCGTAACGTGCATGACCGGTTTCGTGGATAACTCCCATCATGGCGCTGAGGAATTCATTTTCATTGTAACGTGTGGTGATACGTACATCCTGCGGAACCCCGCCACAGAACGGGTGCGCGCTGACATCCAGACGACCGGCATCGAAATTAAAACCCAGTTTACCCATCACTTTCAGACCAAGCTGCCGCTGTTTTTCGATGTCAAACGGCCCCTGTGGCGCAATACGGGTTTCGGATTTTTGCTTTTCAACCACGGTTTGTAACAGGTCCGGCAGCCAGGTTTTCAGATCGCCAAACAGCACATCCAGCTTCTGTGAGGTCATGCCCGGTTCGTATAAATCGAGCAGGGCGTCGTAACGACTGATGCCCGCAGCCTCGGCGCGCAACTGTGCTTCCTGACGGCTCAGCTTAACCACTTCTTTCAGGTTATCCGAGAAGCCTTCCCAGTCGTTCGATTTACGCTGGATACGCCACGCCTGCTCGCAACGTGCGCCGGCCAGTGATTTTGCCTGTACCAGGCTTTCCGGCAGCAAAGCCGCCTGCTGATAGTGACGGCGCATTTCGCGCAGATTGGCCTGCTCAACGTCATTAAGTTGTTCGCCGCTGGCCTGTTCCAGCCATTCACCGACCTGTTTCGCCGTGAGGATCTGATGCGTCAGCACGCTCAGTTCAGCCAGCGCTTCCGAGCGGGCTTGTCCGCCTTCCGGTGGCATCATGGCCGCGGCATCCCAGCCTGCAATAGCCGATAAATGGCCGAAGCGGGACAAACGGGCGAAGGTGTCGTGTAATTTTTTATAGGCGATGGTCATTGTGGCTCCCTTCCTGATTTTCGTGATTAGGCTGTTCTGCAGCCAGATTGAATGTGGGTTTTACCGGCCAGCTGAAACGCAGACTGGCACCGCCGAGCGGGCTGCCGTCAACGGCGATACGCCCCTGATAAGCGACGGCGATGGAATGGACGATTGCCAGCCCCAGCCCGCAGCCGCCGGTGGCGCGATCACGGCTCGGGTCCAGGCGAACAAAGGGCTCAAAGATGCGGGTACGTTCTTCCGGCGGGATGCCCGGCCCGTCGTCTTCAACCTGCAGGCAGGCGAGTTCACTGTCTAACCACAGGCTGACGCGCAATGTCTGTTGTGAATAGCGCAGACCGTTATTGACCAGATTGTCCAGCACACGCTCCATCAGACGTAAATCCACACCGCCGAAATCGGCATTTTGCGGCGCGTCATAGAGAATGGTGCGCTCGGTGATCAGCCGGAAATCATCGACTTTGTCTTCCAGCCATTCGGCCAGATTGACTTTTTCCAGGTTAAGCGTCACCTGCGGACGGTCCAGACGTGCATAAGTCAGCAATTCGTCGATCAGCGCTTCAAGCTGCCCGATATCGCGGTTGATGGCATTTTGTTCCGACTCCGGCAGGTTTTCACTGATCGCCAGCCGGTAACGCAGACGTACCAGCGGCGTACGCAGCTCATGGGCGATACCGTCGATCAGGAGTTTTTTACTGGCGACCAGCGTACTGATGTTGTCTGCCATCTGGTTAAAGGCCACGCCCAGCCGGTTAAGGCTGGAGGTGGAATCAAAATCAATACGTTCGTCGAGATGGCCGTTACCGAGGCGCAGCGCGGAGTTTTCCAGCCGCAGCAAATCCTGCCAGTGCGGGCGCATCCACAGGAATACCGGCAGGGCCAGCGATAAACCGATGAAGATCAGCAACCCCAGATCCAGCAGCCGCATTTCATGCATATAAAACAGGTACGGAATAGGGCCGACCACCAGCACGTAATGGCTGCGCGGCACACGCTGAATGAAAGTGTATTCGTCATCAAGCGCAATAATTTCGCCGTCTTTAAGACGTTGATCCAGCACAGGGCTGAGTTTGCGTTTTCCGAGCGGCTCGATATGCAGTTTGAAAGACAGATTCAGATCCAGCGTATTGATGGTCTTGTTCCAGTCTTTAATCGGAATTTCCCGCAGTTCACTGCGCATCAGGTAGAGCGAACTTTTCATCAAATCGTTCATGGACTGACGGCCGGTACGTTCAGCGGTGACTTTGTAAACCAGTCCGACCAGCATCGCCATCACCAGAAAACAGACCAGCAGTAACAGAAAGAACTGGATGAAAAGCTTTTTCATTCCTGTAACGTCTCCCAGGCGTTGGGAGCAAACAGATAGCCTTTATTGCGCACGGTTTTGATGCGAAATGGCTCAAGGGTGTTGTCATACAGTTTGCGACGCAGGCGGGAGATCGCGACATCAATGCTGCGATCCAGCCCGTCATAGCTGACCCCGCGAAGGTTTTTCAGCAGCGCTTCGCGATCCATAATGCGCCCGGCGTGTGTTGCCAGTTCCCACAACAAATCAAAGTCGGAGGTAGAAAGAACGATCGTTTCATCCACCAGCGTCACTTCGCGGTTAACCGGGTCGATGCACAACTGACCGAAATGCAGGGCATTGCCGCTTTTGAGCGTCTGAACCGGTTGTTCATTTTGGCTATTCTGCGCCGGACTCTGACGTAAATGCAGCCGCAAACGGGCCAGAAGTACCGCTGGTGGCGTTGTTTTCAGGATGTAATCGCTGGCGCCCATTTCAAGTGACAAAATGTGGTTCATGTCGCTGTCGAGTGATGTGAGCAACACAATCGGGCCGGGGAAGATCGGGCGTAAATCGCGGCATAATGTCATGCCATCTTTGCCCGGCAGCATGATGTCGAGCAGAACCAGATCGGGTTTTTCTTTTTCAATACGCGCCTGCGCGGTATCGCCACGCGGTTCAACCAGCACGTCGATATCGTGTTTACCCAGATAGGCGGCAATCAGGTTGCCGACTTCTGCATCATCTTCTACAAAAACGATTTTATTCATTGGCTTGCTGCTTTAAGAAATCCGGTGATTAGCATAGCGTGACCCGCAGGGCGACGCTATCGTGCTAGCGTAATAGAACATGTCAGTTTCCGTTACGGAAAGCACCGGAAGCGACTGGCAAAGTGTTAGTGAATTATGCCATTATATAGCTGAATATCTTCGGCGTTATACATTGATTAAATAATTGATTGACCCTGACCAGGAAGAGGAAGAGGGGATGAATGAAAACCGCCTGGTACCCGATGCGCGCAGTCAACAAGCATCCTTTGACTACATGGAATACTTGTCCGCATCCTGCAAAAAGAAATGGAGTTTTGTCGACGCTATTTATGGCGTGATGCCGTTCTTTGGCATGGTTCTGAAATCCCGTTCGAAAAAAGAAAAATCCAAGCAGGAAGCGTTGCGCGCACTGGCTTTACAGGTAGTTTCCACCCAGGTCAGCGACGAGACCAATATTGTCCGGCTGATTGAACTGGCTGAGCAGCAGAATATGTACAGCATTGATATTAATCTGCCGTACTCGCTGACTGAAGAACAGCTCACTGCAATAAAAGTAGAATGCAAACATCTGGTGCAATTAAACCAGAATAATGATCATCTGATAGTGCAGATTATGCAGATGCCGCCCCGGCACTGATTTCTCCGTGATGCATTCAAAATAAAGGCCGCTCTCGCGGCCTTTAACATTTCAGCAAATCCCTGCTTATTTCTTCAGTTCTGCGCGTAACTCTTTCACGTCTGAGGCAGAAACCGGCGCGGCGGCATTTCCCCAGCTGTTACGGATATACGTCAGCACGTTAGCGACATCAGCATCGCTCATGTTGGCATCAAACGATGGCATCGACGGCGCGGTCGGTTGGCTGTCGGTAGCCACCGGACGGCTGCCCGTCAGTACCACGCGGATAAGCGACGTGGCGTTGGTCTGGTTGATGAGCGGTGAATCGGCCAGGCGCGGGAACAGACCTTCCTGACCTTTTCCGGCTGGCGTATGGCATGCGGAACACCGGTCAGCATAGATATTTTTCCCGGCCACCATCGCCTTATCATCGGCTTTCACCGGCGCAGGGGCTTTGCTGCCGCTGTCATGACCGCTGTCTTTCAGGTACACCGCCACGGCTTTGAGATCAGCATCCGTCCAGTGCTGAGACGAATTAGTGACTTCTTCCGCCATCGGACCGGAAGCGATATCGAAACGGTTAGACCCGGTTTTCAGATATTGCATCAGATCTTCCTGCGTCCAGTTGCCGACACCGGTGTGCTTGTTGCTGGTGATATCCGGCGCAACCCAGCCTTCCACCACCGCGCCTTGCAGGAACTCGCTGTCCTTGTCGCCGCCAATCATATTTTTCGGTGTATGACAGGTGCCGCAGTGTCCCAGACCTTCAACGATATACGCGCCACGGTTCCATTCCGCTGATTTATCCATCTGCGGTTTGAATTCGCCTTGGGTGAAGTTCAGCCAGTTCCAGCCCATCAGGCTGGTACGCACGTTGAACGGGAACGGCAACTGGTTAGTCTCGACTTCGTGATGCACCGGTTGCAGGGTTTGCAGATACGCCCAAATGGCGGCGTTATCTTCGCGGGTTACTTTGGTGTAGGCCGTGAACGGCATCGCACCGTAAAGACGTTTGCCGCCGTGGCCGATGCCTTCGGACATCGCACGCTGGAAGTCATCGAACGTCCATTTGCCGATACCGGTTTGCACATCTGGCGTAATGTTTGCGCCGACCAGACGGCCAAATGGTGTTTCAATCGGCACGCCGCCGGCAAAAGGTTTGGCATCCGGCGTGGAGGCGGTATGACAGGCGGCGCAGTCGCCCACCGTTGCCAGATACCGGCCACGTTCCACCTGTTCGAAAGAGCCGTCGCCTGCCGCGTGGGCCAGCCCGCTGATGCTCAAAGCCAGTAAACCGAGTGAGAATGAGGTTAACTTTTTCATGCGATCATCTCTCCCGGTTTTTTCAGATAGTAGTTACGGATTGCATGGGCGGCTTTGAACGCCAGCGCGCCGACGGTGCCGGTCGGGTTGTAACCGGGGTTTTGCGGGAAGGCAGACGCACCGACCACAAACAGATTAGGCACATCCCAGACTTGCAGATGTTTGTTTACCGAGCTGGTGGACGGATCCGCGCCCATCACAAATCCGCCGACCACGTGGGAAGACTGATACGGCGTACCGTTCCAGTGGCCTTTCATCGGATTAGCGACCAGCTGACGCGGATTCATCGCTTTGGCGATTTCGGCCACTTTACCGGTGCAATACGCGGCCATTTTCAGATCGTTTTCCGGGAAATCGAAGGTCACGCGCAGCAGCGGGCGACCCAGACGGTCTTTATAGTTTGGATCCAGCGACAGATAGTTGGTTTTGGTGGTGTAGCTGCTGGCCTCACAGCCGATCGACATCGAGCTGAGATAGTTGGCGACCGTGGCTTTTTTCCATTCGCTGCCCCATTTCGGCGTTCCCGGCGGAACAGGGCGGTAGCCGATGGGCGCACCGCCGATGGGTGTGACACGGATATTGCCACCGCCAAAGAAGCCCAGACCGCTGTGATCGAAGTTGTCGTTGTTGAAATCGTCGATGCCCATCCCGACCGCGCCTGCACCGATGAACGGGTTAAAGTTTTTGTCATCGAAGAACAGCTGTACACCGTTGGCGGTCTGATAAGCGTAATTACGGCCCGTGGTGCCGCTTAAGGTGACCGGGTCATAGGGTTTACCGATACCGGAAAGCAACATCAGACGGACGTTTTCGAAGGTAAAGGCACTGACGATCACCAGATCAGCCGGTTGTTCCCACTCGTCACCGGACGAGTCGATATAGACCACACCTGTGGCGCGTTTACCGGTGGAATCGGTCAACACCTGCATCACTTCACAGTTGGTGCGGGCTTCGAAATTCTCCTTGCGGATCAGTGCCGGTAATACGGTAGTGATGGCGCTGGCCTTGGAATAGTTCGCGCAGCCGTAGTTGGTGCAGAAGCCGCAGTAGGTACAGGGTCCCATTTTTACACCGAGCGGGTTGGTGTAAGGCTCGGAAATCAGGGAAGAGGGCACAGGGAACGCTTTGTAGCCCATATTGCGCGCGGCTTCAGCAAACAGTGTCGGGCCGTAAGGCTGATCCATCGGGCGGGTCGGATATTCAATCGAGCGCATCCCTTCATACGGGTTACCGCCGTCATGATGTTCGCCGTTCACGTTACTGGCTTTACCGGACACCCCGGCCAGACGTTCGAAAGAGGCGTAATGCGGTTCCATTTCGTCCCAGTCGGTGCCCCAGTCTTGCAGAACTAACTCTTCCGGGATGGCGTTCGCGCCGTAACGTTCAGTCAGATGGCTTTTCAGGCGGAATTCATCTGGCTGAAAACGGAAGGTGATCCCCGCCCAGTGGTTGCCTGCGCCGCCGGTGCCGTTACCCGGATGGAAAGATCCCCATTCGCGCATCGGCAAAGCCGTTTGCGCCGGATTGTTGCGGATGGTGATGGTGTTCTGACGGGTGCGTAACATCAGTTCCTGACGGGTGTTGTAACGCAATTCATCAGTAACGGTGGCTACGTTGAAATCGCGCGCCGTATCACGCCACGGACCGCGTTCAATCGCCACCACATTCAGACCTTCGTCGCACAATTCATTGGCGATGATCGAGCCGGCCCAGCCGAGTCCGATCACCACCACGTCGGTTTTGGGTAATTTTTTTGCCATAATATTGTTCTGCCCTTAGCTTTTCATTTTCCATGCGTCGCCGCCGGAAATGCTCA
Protein-coding sequences here:
- the rstB gene encoding two-component system sensor histidine kinase RstB, encoding MKKLFIQFFLLLLVCFLVMAMLVGLVYKVTAERTGRQSMNDLMKSSLYLMRSELREIPIKDWNKTINTLDLNLSFKLHIEPLGKRKLSPVLDQRLKDGEIIALDDEYTFIQRVPRSHYVLVVGPIPYLFYMHEMRLLDLGLLIFIGLSLALPVFLWMRPHWQDLLRLENSALRLGNGHLDERIDFDSTSSLNRLGVAFNQMADNISTLVASKKLLIDGIAHELRTPLVRLRYRLAISENLPESEQNAINRDIGQLEALIDELLTYARLDRPQVTLNLEKVNLAEWLEDKVDDFRLITERTILYDAPQNADFGGVDLRLMERVLDNLVNNGLRYSQQTLRVSLWLDSELACLQVEDDGPGIPPEERTRIFEPFVRLDPSRDRATGGCGLGLAIVHSIAVAYQGRIAVDGSPLGGASLRFSWPVKPTFNLAAEQPNHENQEGSHNDHRL
- a CDS encoding GMC family oxidoreductase — its product is MAKKLPKTDVVVIGLGWAGSIIANELCDEGLNVVAIERGPWRDTARDFNVATVTDELRYNTRQELMLRTRQNTITIRNNPAQTALPMREWGSFHPGNGTGGAGNHWAGITFRFQPDEFRLKSHLTERYGANAIPEELVLQDWGTDWDEMEPHYASFERLAGVSGKASNVNGEHHDGGNPYEGMRSIEYPTRPMDQPYGPTLFAEAARNMGYKAFPVPSSLISEPYTNPLGVKMGPCTYCGFCTNYGCANYSKASAITTVLPALIRKENFEARTNCEVMQVLTDSTGKRATGVVYIDSSGDEWEQPADLVIVSAFTFENVRLMLLSGIGKPYDPVTLSGTTGRNYAYQTANGVQLFFDDKNFNPFIGAGAVGMGIDDFNNDNFDHSGLGFFGGGNIRVTPIGGAPIGYRPVPPGTPKWGSEWKKATVANYLSSMSIGCEASSYTTKTNYLSLDPNYKDRLGRPLLRVTFDFPENDLKMAAYCTGKVAEIAKAMNPRQLVANPMKGHWNGTPYQSSHVVGGFVMGADPSTSSVNKHLQVWDVPNLFVVGASAFPQNPGYNPTGTVGALAFKAAHAIRNYYLKKPGEMIA
- the rstA gene encoding two-component system response regulator RstA — its product is MNKIVFVEDDAEVGNLIAAYLGKHDIDVLVEPRGDTAQARIEKEKPDLVLLDIMLPGKDGMTLCRDLRPIFPGPIVLLTSLDSDMNHILSLEMGASDYILKTTPPAVLLARLRLHLRQSPAQNSQNEQPVQTLKSGNALHFGQLCIDPVNREVTLVDETIVLSTSDFDLLWELATHAGRIMDREALLKNLRGVSYDGLDRSIDVAISRLRRKLYDNTLEPFRIKTVRNKGYLFAPNAWETLQE
- a CDS encoding c-type cytochrome, which gives rise to MKKLTSFSLGLLALSISGLAHAAGDGSFEQVERGRYLATVGDCAACHTASTPDAKPFAGGVPIETPFGRLVGANITPDVQTGIGKWTFDDFQRAMSEGIGHGGKRLYGAMPFTAYTKVTREDNAAIWAYLQTLQPVHHEVETNQLPFPFNVRTSLMGWNWLNFTQGEFKPQMDKSAEWNRGAYIVEGLGHCGTCHTPKNMIGGDKDSEFLQGAVVEGWVAPDITSNKHTGVGNWTQEDLMQYLKTGSNRFDIASGPMAEEVTNSSQHWTDADLKAVAVYLKDSGHDSGSKAPAPVKADDKAMVAGKNIYADRCSACHTPAGKGQEGLFPRLADSPLINQTNATSLIRVVLTGSRPVATDSQPTAPSMPSFDANMSDADVANVLTYIRNSWGNAAAPVSASDVKELRAELKK